TTACGAAAAAATCCGGAATTTGCTTTTAAAGAAGTTTTTGACGAAAAATCTTTCCGAGAAAATGCTGTTGTAGTTCGCGAAGTAGTGGAATTACTTCAACCCTACCAAATTAGGTATGGACATAAACAGCAATTTTTGGGAGATTTCTTCGAACTACTTTTAAGTACAGGAATTAAACAGGAAGCAGGACAGTTTTTTACTCCCGTTCCTATAGCTAAATTTATTATTTCCTCATTACCTATCCGAGAGCTTATCAATAGGAATATTGACAACGATAAAACGCAAATACTTCCCTACGTTATAGATTATGCCGCAGGAAGTGGTCATTTCCTTACTGAAGCCATGGATGAAGTTCAAAGCATAATTCAGGAGATTGACGAAACTACACAGCGTCCTTCTGTGAAACGTAACTTGAGTAGTTGGAAAATTAATCCTTTTGATTGGGCATATGATTATGTCTATGGGATTGAAGCAGATTATCGATTGGTAAAAACTGCCAAAGTAAGTTGCTTTCTAAATGGTGACGGCTTGGCAAATGTAATACACGCGGATGGCTTAGATCATTTTCAAAAGAGCAATGATTATAAGGGCAAATTAAAAGAAGTAAATAAGAATGACTCAAAAGATAATGGAGTATTTGACATATTAGTAGCTAATCCACCTTATTCTGTTTCTGCTTTTAAAAACACACTGAAAAATGGTGAAGAATCTTTTGATCTATTCAACAGATTGACAGATGACAGTTCAGAGATTGAGTGTTTATTTATTGAACGCACAAAACAACTTTTAAAGCCAGGTGGTTGGGCCGGGATAATTTTGCCAAAATCCATTCTTGACAATTCAGGGATTTATATAGATGCAAGAGAAATTATTTTAAAATTCTTCGCCATTAAAGCTATTGCCGAATTTGGTTCAAATACCTTTATGGCAACTGGCACTAACACAGTTACACTCTTTTTAGAACGCAGAGTTACCAACGATTGGAAAAAGATAAAAACTGCTATTAAAAACTTTTTCGACAAACCCAAAGAAGCCACTGTTAATGGTATTGAAAAAGCATTTGTTAAATATGTGAATGAAGTTTATGAAGATATTTCATTACAAGATTACATCAGTTTAGTAAACAAAAAGCCAAATGAAACTATAAGTGAACAAGAGCTTTTTATGAGTTACACAACCTGGTTCAACGATTTAACTGAGGTTAAGAACCTGAAACAAAAGCATAAAAACACTCTGAATAAGCTAAATATTAAACTGAATAAAGAAAAAGACAAATCCAAAAAGACTGATATTCAAAGAGAAATAGAAGTTCTCAAAACAGAGCAACCAAAGGAAATCACCCGCTTATTTTATCAAAAAATATTTGCCAAAGAGCAAGACAAAATGCTCTATTTCTTTTTAACCCTCCCGCAACAAACTGTCCTAATCAAGGTAGGAGAAAAAAAGGCGGAAAAACAATTTATTGGCTATGAATTTAGTAGCAGACGTGGACATGAGGGTATAAAAATGTATCGAGATGGGAATGGAAAACTTACAACCAAACTTTATGATGAGAACAACCATCTAAACCACGAAAAGGCTAACAGCTATGTATATCATGCTTTTTTAGGTGAACAAAAAGAGATTTCTGAATCCCTCCAAAATAACGTAACCAAATTTGATTTAATTGACTTGATTGACTTCAAGAAATTGAGTTTTGAAAAATCGATTTCTATGAGAGGTAAAAAAAAAGTTAAAATAAAAAGTAAATTCCCTTTAAGTCCTCTCAGTGAACTTACCAATGGTTTTACAGGAGTAATATTTGATAAAACCGATGAAAGTCAATCCGCAACAAATTTAAAAATATTAACAGCTTCAAATATTGATTTAAAAAGTGGTTCGGTGACATTTGAAAAATCAAAACAACTAAAAAACTCAGTTCAACTAAATAAATCCGAACAACTAAAAAAGGGAGATATTTTCATTTGCACATCCAGTGGTAGTCTTAATCATCTAGGCAAATTTGCCTTTATTGAAGATGATATTTCCTATTGGCCAGGTGGTTTTTGTGCTGTTCTTCGAGGTCGTGATTTCACCACTCAAAAGTTTATTGCCTTAGTTCTTAGGAATTTCAAGGAATACAGGCATTTCGTGGAAAGCTTCTCTGGCCAAAATATTAACAATCTCAAACTTTCTGATTTATGGAATTTTAGAATTCCGAATCCACCAGAAAAGGTCAAAGAAAAAATAATAACCGAAATAAGTGCTGTAGAACAAAAAGAAAAAGCAGGTAGAGAAAAACTAATTAAACTTAATTCGTCTCTAAAAGGCATTTTTTCTGAATTAAATTACCCAATTGAAAAACTTGGTGAAATTTCGGATTTTAAAAACGGGTTAAATTACAGTGAAAAAAGCACAGGTGAATCCGTAACAATTGTGGGGGTGAAGGATTTTCTTGAAGATTTTTCGCCCAATTTAGATAAGTTGGTAGACGTTCGGATAGATGGTTCTTTATCCGAAAGTTATAAGCTTCAATCAGGAGATGTTTTAGTGGTAAGATCAAATGGTTCTGCTAACCTTGTTGGTAGATTCATATATATTGATAAGCTTGACAAAGTGACTTCATACTCGGGTTTCACTATTAGAATTCGTGCCAATTCAGATAAAATTAATTCAAAGTATTTGTGTTACTGTTTAAGAACTGAAAGTGTAAGAAACAAAATCACAAAAGACCCTAAAGGGGCAAATATTAAAAGTGTGAACCAGACAATGCTTTCAGCTATTGATATTCCCTTACCTCCAATTGAAGTTCAGCAAAAGATAATTGAGAAAGCAGAAAAACTAGAAAAAGAAATTGCTCTAATTGAGGCAGAACTATCAACAATGGATGAGCGAAAAGAACAAATATTGAAAAAACATTTAGAATGATTTGCCAATGCTTCATTGCACATTGCCATCCTCGTTCCTGTGGTGGCAAAGAGCAAAGCCAATGCACGAATTAAAAGAATTGAAAATCAAATAAAAATCTCTTCTCCCCGCGCTCGGGGTAAGGGAGCTAAAAGAAACGAAATAATAAAATTAAACGACAGTGCTAATCGGGCTACAGTAGCTAACAAAGTGTATAGGTCATAGCCTCCCTTTGGTCAGCAACGCCCCATACACAGACCGTTAGCTAACATTTGATGAAGTTCAAATTATCGAATCTCATTTACGTTCTACTTATCCCATTATTTTTTGCTTGTCAAAAAAAACAAAATCTTTATGGACATTATTCCTCATGCTACGGCAGAGAATATGCGGAATTTTACTTTAAAGAAGATTGTATGAGAATTGCAAAAGATGACGAATGGGTAAAATTATCGGAATGGAAAAAAATTGAAATCAAAAATGACACGCTTCATTTTGAAACTTTTGGAGAATGGAAAGATTCTTCGAAAGTATTAATAAAGTATACCGAAAGGAACAAAATCAGACTGCTGAATTTAGACAACAGCGAGGGCATTTTATTGGAACCTATCGAAGATTATATAGACTTTGAAAATCCAGAAGAATTCTGGAATGGATTCAATAATCGACAAAAAATCAAGAACTGTAAAAAATAAAAACGCTAGCCAACAAGGGTCATAATTCACAACTACCCGGCTTCCTTATTTAAAAAATCCTACTTTAGAATCCAAGCAAAAGAATCGACTGGATTGCTACCCTGTCGGTCCAAAATCATAGCCGAGACCGTTATAAGCAATACAAAGTCTTCTGAATAAAAATTTAAATGATATCTAAGATGAAAAAAAATA
The sequence above is a segment of the Muricauda sp. SCSIO 64092 genome. Coding sequences within it:
- a CDS encoding N-6 DNA methylase; the encoded protein is MKIKKTEIKELIQTIGFKLQDGEKDVYYKSYPKHKDYILKIDFENEKIEYGSKIKLGDLTTSNFEQSENFVVLECVDRVLEKGYAPDKLSLEHKWPMGRKEKGKLDILVFDKDDKAYLMIECKTWGDEYEKEKKKMQRDGGQLFSYFQQDTAAQYLCLYASRVSDGKIDYSNEIVKVDEQWNELNNQKEVFDHWNKNFKDNGIFEDWANAYDVEIKAITRKRLKELTEEDSGRIFNQFAEILRHNVVSDKPNAFNKIFNLFLCKIVDEDRKDTEELDFQWKDDDTDESLQNRLNDLYKKGMKDYLTKEVTDYNQSQVSDKLIRLDQADREQILKMFSDLRLRKNPEFAFKEVFDEKSFRENAVVVREVVELLQPYQIRYGHKQQFLGDFFELLLSTGIKQEAGQFFTPVPIAKFIISSLPIRELINRNIDNDKTQILPYVIDYAAGSGHFLTEAMDEVQSIIQEIDETTQRPSVKRNLSSWKINPFDWAYDYVYGIEADYRLVKTAKVSCFLNGDGLANVIHADGLDHFQKSNDYKGKLKEVNKNDSKDNGVFDILVANPPYSVSAFKNTLKNGEESFDLFNRLTDDSSEIECLFIERTKQLLKPGGWAGIILPKSILDNSGIYIDAREIILKFFAIKAIAEFGSNTFMATGTNTVTLFLERRVTNDWKKIKTAIKNFFDKPKEATVNGIEKAFVKYVNEVYEDISLQDYISLVNKKPNETISEQELFMSYTTWFNDLTEVKNLKQKHKNTLNKLNIKLNKEKDKSKKTDIQREIEVLKTEQPKEITRLFYQKIFAKEQDKMLYFFLTLPQQTVLIKVGEKKAEKQFIGYEFSSRRGHEGIKMYRDGNGKLTTKLYDENNHLNHEKANSYVYHAFLGEQKEISESLQNNVTKFDLIDLIDFKKLSFEKSISMRGKKKVKIKSKFPLSPLSELTNGFTGVIFDKTDESQSATNLKILTASNIDLKSGSVTFEKSKQLKNSVQLNKSEQLKKGDIFICTSSGSLNHLGKFAFIEDDISYWPGGFCAVLRGRDFTTQKFIALVLRNFKEYRHFVESFSGQNINNLKLSDLWNFRIPNPPEKVKEKIITEISAVEQKEKAGREKLIKLNSSLKGIFSELNYPIEKLGEISDFKNGLNYSEKSTGESVTIVGVKDFLEDFSPNLDKLVDVRIDGSLSESYKLQSGDVLVVRSNGSANLVGRFIYIDKLDKVTSYSGFTIRIRANSDKINSKYLCYCLRTESVRNKITKDPKGANIKSVNQTMLSAIDIPLPPIEVQQKIIEKAEKLEKEIALIEAELSTMDERKEQILKKHLE